A genomic region of Pseudorca crassidens isolate mPseCra1 chromosome 10, mPseCra1.hap1, whole genome shotgun sequence contains the following coding sequences:
- the OXTR gene encoding oxytocin receptor, protein MEGALAANWSAEAVNGSAAPPGAEGNLTAGPPQRNEALARVEVAVLCLILFLALSGNACVLLALRTTRRKHSRLFFFMKHLSIADLVVAVFQVLPQLLWDITFRFYGPDLLCRLVKYLQVVGMFASTYLLLLMSLDRCLAICQPLRVLRRRTDRLAVLATWLGCLVASAPQVHIFSLREVADGVFDCWAVFIQPWGPKAYITWITLAVYIVPVLVLAACYGLITFKIWQNLRLKTAAAAAAAEAAAGPEGAAADCAGRGALARVSSVKLISKAKIRTVKMTFIIVLAFIVCWTPFFFVQMWSVWDAEAPKEASAFIIAMLLASLNSCCNPWIYMLFTGHLFHELVQRFLCCSSSCLKGRRPRETSVSKKSNSSTFVLSPDSSSQRGCSQPSTV, encoded by the exons ATGGAGGGTGCGCTTGCCGCCAACTGGAGCGCCGAGGCGGTCAACGGGAGCGCGGCGCCCCCGGGGGCCGAGGGCAACCTCACCGCTGGGCCGCCACAGCGCAACGAGGCCCTGGCGCGGGTGGAGGTGGCCGTGCTGTGCCTCATCCTCTTCCTGGCGCTGAGCGGCAACGCGTGCGTGCTGCTGGCGCTGCGCACCACGCGCCGCAAGCACTCGCGCCTCTTCTTCTTCATGAAGCACCTGAGTATAGCCGACCTGGTGGTGGCGGTGTTCCAGGTGCTGCCGCAGCTGCTGTGGGACATCACCTTCCGCTTCTACGGACCCGACCTGCTATGCCGCCTCGTCAAGTACCTGCAGGTGGTGGGCATGTTCGCCTCCACCTACCTCCTGCTGCTTATGTCGCTCGACCGCTGCCTGGCCATCTGCCAGCCGCTGCGCGTACTGCGCCGCCGCACCGACCGTCTGGCCGTGCTCGCCACATGGctgggctgcctggtggccaGCGCGCCGCAGGTGCACATCTTCTCGCTGCGCGAGGTGGCCGATGGCGTCTTCGACTGCTGGGCCGTCTTCATCCAGCCCTGGGGGCCCAAGGCCTACATCACGTGGATCACGCTCGCCGTCTACATCGTGCCCGTCCTCGTGCTTGCCGCCTGCTACGGCCTCATCACCTTCAAGATCTGGCAGAACTTGCGGCTCaagacggcggcggcggcggcggcggccgaggcGGCCGCGGGACCCGAGGGCGCGGCGGCGGACTGCGCGGGGCGCGGGGCTTTGGCCCGCGTCAGCAGCGTCAAGCTCATCTCCAAGGCCAAGATCCGCACGGTCAAAATGACCTTCATCATCGTGCTGGCCTTCATCGTGTGCTGGACGCCATTCTTTTTCGTGCAGATGTGGAGCGTCTGGGACGCCGAGGCGCCCAAGGAAG CCTCGGCTTTCATCATCGCCATGCTGCTGGCCAGCCTCAACAGCTGCTGCAACCCCTGGATCTACATGCTCTTCACGGGCCACCTCTTCCACGAACTCGTGCAGCGCTTCCTCTGCTGCTCGTCTAGCTGCCTGAAGGGCCGCCGGCCCAGGGAGACAAGCGTCAGCAAAAAGAGCAACTCGTCGACCTTCGTCCTGAGCCCGGACAGCTCCAGCCAGAGGGGCTGCTCGCAGCCATCCACGGTGTGA
- the CAV3 gene encoding caveolin-3 encodes MMAEEHTDLEAQIVKDIHFKEIDLVNRDPKNINEDIVKVDFEDVIAEPVGTYSFDGVWKVSYTTFTVSKYWCYRLLSTLLGVPLALLWGFLFACISFCHIWAVVPCIKSYLIEIQCISHIYSLCIRTFCNPLFAALGQVCSNIKVMLRKEV; translated from the exons ATGATGGCCGAGGAGCACACAGACCTGGAGGCCCAGATCGTCAAGGACATTCACTTCAAGGAGATCGACCTGGTGAACCGGGACCCCAAGAACATTAACGAGGACATAGTGAAG gtGGATTTCGAAGACGTGATCGCGGAGCCCGTGGGCACCTACAGTTTTGATGGCGTGTGGAAGGTGAGCTACACCACCTTCACCGTCTCCAAGTACTGGTGCTACCGCCTGCTGTCCACACTGCTGGGGGTCCCGCTGGCCCTGCTCTGGGGCTTCCTGTTCGCCTGCATCTCCTTCTGCCACATCTGGGCGGTGGTGCCCTGCATCAAGAGCTACCTGATCGAGATCCAGTGCATCAGCCACATCTACTCGCTCTGCATCCGCACCTTCTGTAACCCGCTCTTCGCTGCCCTGGGCCAGGTCTGCAGCAACATCAAGGTGATGCTGCGGAAAGAAGTATGA